The following proteins are co-located in the Streptomyces sp. NBC_00435 genome:
- a CDS encoding GNAT family N-acetyltransferase, whose protein sequence is MILRSLHDRSALATRFGRDPAMHLMELGDLDDLLWPHTSWYTMSQDGPVALLYAVGSMPTLLGFARPGQDSALEELAEAMLPVLPRRFLAHLTGSAGKVLESAYDVRPHGTLLRMVLTEPGRAERYPVGPWRPAPLSRDDLPELLDLFEKAYPGNWFDHRMLDTGQYIGVRQAGQLIAVAGVHVHSAVYRVAAIGNVATHPRVRGQGAGGACVAALCRQLGASVDHIGLNVRADNATAIGLYHRLGFTEVTRFTEAAFTARP, encoded by the coding sequence GTGATCTTGCGCAGCCTTCACGACCGATCAGCCCTGGCCACCCGCTTCGGGCGGGATCCGGCCATGCACCTGATGGAACTCGGCGACCTCGACGACCTGCTGTGGCCCCACACCAGCTGGTACACCATGTCCCAGGACGGGCCCGTGGCACTGCTGTACGCGGTCGGCAGCATGCCGACGCTGTTGGGCTTCGCCCGGCCTGGGCAGGACTCCGCTCTGGAGGAGCTGGCCGAGGCGATGCTGCCCGTACTCCCCCGACGCTTCCTCGCGCACCTGACCGGAAGCGCCGGGAAGGTTCTGGAGTCCGCGTACGACGTCCGGCCGCACGGCACGCTGCTGCGGATGGTGCTGACCGAGCCCGGACGGGCCGAGCGGTATCCGGTCGGCCCGTGGCGGCCCGCTCCGCTGTCCCGGGATGATCTGCCAGAGCTCCTCGATCTGTTCGAGAAGGCGTACCCGGGCAATTGGTTCGACCACCGGATGCTCGACACCGGCCAGTACATCGGTGTCCGCCAGGCCGGGCAGCTGATCGCCGTGGCGGGCGTGCACGTCCACTCGGCCGTGTACCGGGTCGCCGCGATCGGGAACGTCGCCACGCATCCGCGGGTACGCGGTCAAGGCGCGGGCGGCGCCTGCGTCGCCGCGTTGTGCCGACAGCTGGGAGCGAGTGTGGACCACATAGGACTCAACGTCCGCGCGGACAACGCCACCGCCATCGGCCTCTACCACCGACTCGGCTTCACCGAGGTCACACGGTTCACAGAGGCCGCTTTCACAGCGCGCCCCTAG
- a CDS encoding aromatic amino acid ammonia-lyase, with amino-acid sequence MTIAHLVLDGHSLKPFQVSALARGSARPLIDPKARAQVREARTAAERITARRRVYGYTTGVGANRTGSVPESAVDTFGMRLLRSHSGGIGPVVRDDQTRAMLVVRLNQLLRGGAAINVAVLDRIAEALISGHLPTVHTLGAIGTGDLSALGELGLTLAGELPWRGGSGTAPAPLTLTRWDALPLMSSGALTIGQSALATTDLGHLLDRVPLVASLTLTALRGSTEPYAKHVHDLRPHAGAQLLAARMRELLAPADWTPPLVQDPFGLRCLPQVHGAALDAWSSLEQVLSVEINAAVENPLLNAGAEDYYHHGGFHLARLGLALDQFRLGLLGSAELSTTRLGMLLEPAFTSLPPFLADAEDGSSGLMITEYAAQSALAELRGAAQPVTLGHAVISRGVEEHASFASTGALRLLETTEHFGLVLACELVAAVRALRMRGLLPAGEGELQDFYDRAAQALDPSVADRNLTSDIETAASLLAGE; translated from the coding sequence ATGACGATCGCTCACCTCGTACTCGACGGACACTCGCTCAAGCCCTTCCAAGTCTCCGCACTCGCACGAGGGAGCGCCCGTCCTCTGATCGACCCTAAGGCCCGCGCGCAAGTACGGGAAGCCCGGACCGCCGCCGAACGGATCACCGCGCGCCGCCGGGTGTACGGCTACACCACCGGTGTAGGCGCCAACCGCACAGGGTCCGTTCCAGAATCCGCGGTGGACACGTTCGGGATGCGGCTGCTCCGCAGCCACAGCGGGGGCATCGGCCCGGTGGTGCGGGACGATCAGACCCGGGCGATGCTCGTCGTCCGCCTGAACCAGCTGCTGCGCGGCGGGGCGGCGATCAACGTGGCCGTACTCGACCGGATCGCCGAGGCGCTCATCAGCGGCCACCTGCCCACGGTGCACACCCTCGGCGCGATCGGAACCGGAGACCTGTCCGCTCTCGGTGAGCTCGGCCTCACCCTGGCCGGCGAGCTGCCTTGGAGGGGCGGGTCCGGCACCGCCCCGGCACCACTGACGCTGACGCGCTGGGATGCGTTGCCCCTCATGTCCAGTGGAGCCCTGACCATCGGCCAGTCCGCGCTCGCCACCACTGATCTGGGGCACCTGCTCGACAGGGTCCCACTCGTCGCGTCCTTGACCCTGACCGCACTGCGCGGCTCCACCGAGCCGTACGCGAAACATGTGCACGACCTCCGTCCCCACGCGGGTGCTCAGCTGCTCGCAGCACGGATGCGTGAACTGCTGGCTCCTGCGGACTGGACCCCTCCGCTGGTGCAGGACCCCTTCGGCCTGCGCTGCTTGCCACAAGTGCACGGTGCGGCACTGGACGCCTGGTCCTCGCTGGAACAGGTGCTCTCCGTGGAAATCAACGCCGCGGTGGAGAACCCACTGCTCAACGCCGGGGCGGAGGACTACTACCACCACGGTGGCTTCCACCTGGCCCGGCTGGGGCTGGCCCTCGACCAGTTCCGGCTGGGCTTGCTGGGCAGCGCGGAACTCTCCACGACCCGGCTCGGGATGCTGCTCGAACCCGCCTTCACCTCGCTGCCGCCCTTCCTCGCCGATGCCGAGGACGGCAGCTCCGGCCTCATGATCACCGAGTACGCGGCGCAGTCCGCGTTGGCCGAACTGCGCGGCGCGGCACAGCCGGTGACTCTCGGCCACGCGGTCATATCGCGCGGAGTGGAGGAGCATGCGAGCTTCGCCTCGACCGGCGCCCTGCGGCTGCTGGAGACCACGGAGCACTTCGGACTCGTCCTGGCCTGTGAACTCGTCGCGGCGGTCCGGGCACTGCGGATGCGAGGCCTGCTTCCCGCCGGGGAGGGCGAGCTTCAGGATTTCTACGACCGGGCAGCGCAGGCGCTGGACCCGTCCGTAGCCGACCGTAACCTCACATCTGACATCGAGACGGCGGCCTCACTGCTGGCAGGCGAATGA
- a CDS encoding phosphatidylinositol-specific phospholipase C domain-containing protein: MRTSGTAPRPGADRRARLLRLLALPVLPLLVLASVLTAPTGAVAASSKYGNARYHQWSFVTSHNAFANTDMHWPVPPNQSQNIKEQLEGGVRGLMLDTYDPKGTGPVELCHGGTSLCYEQFNSALLTVVNFLQKNPQEVVTIFLENYASRETLSKTITDLLDAKGAGKMLFDQNDWGIFSSNWPRLKDMVSANQRLVIFQDSWGDVAAGSGTLMNTWSHTVENRYSYGKGQPFGCESRNDNALNTNPMPGTTGLTPLFTMNQFSSDNLDPKAYAKIDNGTQLKSRIEKSCRPAAGGRNPNFVAVDHYQLSDNSGLTPVSVVDELNRDNYVFEPDPAVWTVNDAKQYVSTYGTNRCMVRGDEFPDGSGGLVTQRACANPAPSSHQWTATKPNYDGKGHYWIKAGNGSCLTVPYNNGTPPGDGTQLFWWPCETKWFSGSQLWNVMPTNTDSNGQSHGYYFINQWTGKCLTLDPGTSTGKAGKVTQAACPKR; this comes from the coding sequence ATGAGAACCAGTGGTACCGCGCCCCGTCCGGGCGCCGACCGCCGTGCTCGCCTGCTGCGCCTGCTCGCCCTGCCGGTGCTCCCGCTCCTCGTCCTGGCCTCGGTGCTGACGGCTCCCACGGGGGCGGTGGCGGCGAGCAGCAAGTACGGGAACGCGCGCTACCACCAGTGGTCGTTCGTGACTTCGCACAACGCCTTCGCCAACACCGACATGCACTGGCCGGTTCCGCCGAACCAGTCGCAGAACATCAAGGAACAGCTCGAGGGCGGAGTGCGCGGGCTGATGCTCGACACGTACGACCCCAAGGGCACCGGTCCCGTCGAGCTGTGCCACGGCGGCACGTCCCTGTGCTACGAGCAGTTCAACTCCGCGCTGCTGACCGTCGTGAACTTCCTGCAGAAGAACCCGCAGGAAGTGGTGACGATCTTCCTGGAGAACTACGCGAGCCGCGAGACGCTCAGCAAGACCATTACCGACCTGCTGGACGCCAAGGGCGCCGGCAAGATGCTCTTCGACCAGAACGACTGGGGCATCTTCAGCAGCAACTGGCCGCGGCTGAAGGACATGGTCTCCGCCAACCAGCGCCTGGTGATCTTCCAGGACAGCTGGGGCGACGTGGCCGCCGGCTCCGGCACCCTGATGAACACCTGGTCGCACACCGTGGAGAACCGGTACAGCTACGGCAAGGGGCAGCCGTTCGGCTGCGAGTCGCGGAACGACAATGCGCTGAACACGAACCCGATGCCGGGGACGACCGGCCTCACTCCGCTGTTCACCATGAACCAGTTCAGCTCGGACAACCTCGACCCGAAGGCCTACGCCAAGATCGACAACGGCACCCAGCTCAAGAGCCGGATCGAGAAGTCGTGCCGGCCCGCCGCGGGCGGCCGCAACCCGAACTTCGTCGCCGTGGACCACTACCAGCTCTCCGACAACTCGGGCCTCACGCCCGTGTCGGTGGTCGATGAGCTCAACCGCGACAACTACGTCTTCGAACCCGACCCCGCGGTGTGGACCGTCAACGACGCCAAGCAGTACGTCAGCACCTACGGCACCAACCGCTGCATGGTGCGCGGCGACGAGTTCCCCGACGGCTCCGGCGGCCTGGTCACTCAGCGGGCCTGCGCGAACCCGGCGCCCAGCAGCCACCAGTGGACGGCCACCAAGCCGAACTACGACGGCAAGGGCCACTACTGGATCAAGGCGGGCAACGGCTCCTGCCTGACCGTTCCGTACAACAACGGAACCCCGCCCGGCGACGGCACGCAGCTCTTCTGGTGGCCCTGCGAGACCAAGTGGTTCTCCGGCAGCCAGCTGTGGAACGTCATGCCGACCAACACCGACAGCAACGGACAGTCGCACGGCTACTACTTCATCAACCAGTGGACCGGCAAGTGCCTGACCCTGGACCCGGGCACGTCGACGGGCAAGGCCGGCAAGGTCACCCAGGCCGCCTGCCCCAAACGCTGA
- a CDS encoding DUF7489 domain-containing protein, with translation MSKSHATGREDAWEGVVTGRSRGMLDGSNMYHFVEVRLVDGASVKVRVSRPLWKSIAVGDRITKRPNADPCKA, from the coding sequence ATGTCGAAATCACACGCAACTGGACGAGAAGATGCCTGGGAAGGCGTCGTCACCGGGAGGTCCCGGGGCATGCTCGACGGCTCGAACATGTACCACTTCGTCGAGGTCCGCCTCGTGGACGGCGCATCCGTCAAGGTCCGGGTCAGTCGCCCACTCTGGAAGTCGATCGCGGTCGGCGACCGGATCACCAAACGGCCGAACGCAGACCCCTGCAAGGCGTAG
- a CDS encoding NB-ARC domain-containing protein, whose translation MGTDTPATGGFGEHLLRLRTDAGQSQEELAHAAGVSVRALSDMERGRSRGPQRRTVAALAAALGLDATGTEELERAASRGRPRARRAGGEPAAGSYAGAGPAGEAGGKPAAEPSEGAGPAGATAADPAFRHTLALPRDLRDFTARGPALARVAALAEQSDPGRPPVAVVCGQPGLGKTAFAVHAAHTLAPHFPDGQFHLDLRGMDLQPTPPREALARLLRALGATDVPADTDDRSGLLRSLLRDRRVLLLLDNAADENQVRPLLPGEGASLTLVTSRHALAGLEAVHRTELALLRREEAVELLTRIIGPHRVTQEAQAARDLAELCGHLPLAVRIAGQRLAARPTEHITKLATQLAGQGCRLDTLKAGSLEVRAAFALSYRQLSPQARTVFRRSCLADGPDFSPRTAALLADLPTRTAARYAEDLVDAGLLQSHPTADRYRYHDLLRLFAAEQLAEEDGPEEIAAAEDRAARWTLRRATAAALHFEAEYVSAADQGDAEGDPDPATAPVGRDQARAWLEEERAQWLGALRHAQSTGRHRQVVDAAEAMHWLSDATMDWELWAEVFRRAADSARALGSTREVAVQLNYLAWASNMCVFDYVGALAAADTALEAAREAGDELQVGWALGYGAGALQRLGRTGESVARLRSSVAQFAGLSCGESRLAELTALNALGQVLRMDGWPEEALAIHRRSEALCRAGIPGRPTGVSNSYLALVTQYVGNDLAALGRWSEAEAPLREVLTLRAANPMSFWSETARLELGVVLRHLGRHEEARETLTAAHEALVRLNHPRQLEAAAELSTLEAAVSTA comes from the coding sequence ATGGGGACGGACACACCGGCCACCGGCGGGTTCGGCGAGCACCTGCTCCGCCTGCGCACGGACGCCGGGCAGAGCCAGGAGGAGCTGGCGCACGCCGCGGGGGTGAGCGTGCGGGCCCTGTCGGACATGGAGCGCGGCCGGTCCCGGGGGCCGCAGCGGCGCACCGTGGCGGCCCTGGCCGCGGCGCTGGGGCTGGACGCGACCGGCACCGAGGAACTGGAACGGGCCGCCAGCCGGGGACGGCCCCGCGCGCGCCGGGCCGGGGGTGAGCCGGCGGCCGGCTCGTACGCGGGCGCCGGCCCGGCGGGGGAGGCCGGTGGGAAGCCGGCGGCCGAGCCGTCCGAAGGCGCCGGCCCGGCGGGCGCCACCGCCGCGGACCCCGCCTTCCGCCACACCCTCGCGCTCCCGCGCGACCTGCGCGACTTCACCGCCCGCGGGCCGGCCCTGGCGCGGGTGGCGGCCCTGGCCGAGCAGTCCGACCCCGGCCGTCCGCCGGTGGCGGTGGTCTGCGGGCAGCCCGGCCTGGGCAAGACCGCCTTCGCCGTGCACGCCGCCCACACCCTGGCACCCCACTTCCCCGACGGGCAGTTCCACCTCGACCTGCGCGGCATGGACCTGCAACCCACCCCACCCCGCGAGGCCCTCGCCCGCCTGCTACGCGCCCTCGGCGCCACCGACGTACCCGCCGACACCGACGACCGCAGCGGCCTCCTGCGCTCCCTCCTGCGCGACCGACGCGTCCTGCTCCTGTTGGACAACGCCGCGGACGAGAACCAGGTACGGCCCCTGTTGCCCGGCGAGGGCGCCTCCCTCACCCTCGTCACCAGCCGCCACGCCCTCGCCGGCCTCGAAGCCGTCCACCGCACCGAACTCGCCCTGCTCCGCCGCGAAGAAGCCGTCGAACTCCTCACCCGCATCATCGGCCCCCACCGCGTCACCCAAGAAGCCCAAGCCGCCCGCGACCTCGCCGAACTCTGCGGCCACCTCCCCCTCGCCGTCCGCATCGCCGGACAACGCCTCGCCGCCCGCCCCACCGAACACATCACCAAACTCGCCACCCAACTGGCCGGACAAGGCTGTCGCCTCGACACCCTGAAGGCCGGTTCACTCGAGGTCCGGGCCGCCTTCGCCCTCTCCTACCGGCAACTGAGCCCGCAGGCACGGACCGTCTTCCGACGCTCCTGCCTGGCCGACGGCCCCGACTTCAGCCCCCGGACCGCCGCCCTCCTGGCCGACCTGCCCACCCGAACGGCCGCCCGGTATGCCGAGGACCTGGTCGACGCCGGCCTCCTCCAGTCCCACCCCACCGCTGACCGCTACCGCTACCACGACCTCCTGCGCCTGTTCGCCGCCGAGCAGTTGGCCGAGGAGGACGGGCCCGAGGAGATCGCCGCCGCCGAGGACCGGGCTGCCCGCTGGACGCTGCGCCGGGCCACCGCCGCCGCCCTGCACTTCGAGGCCGAGTACGTGTCGGCCGCCGACCAGGGTGACGCGGAAGGCGACCCCGACCCGGCCACCGCGCCGGTCGGCCGCGACCAGGCCCGGGCCTGGCTGGAGGAGGAACGGGCCCAGTGGCTCGGGGCCCTACGTCACGCCCAGTCGACCGGCCGTCACCGGCAGGTCGTCGACGCGGCGGAGGCGATGCACTGGTTGTCCGACGCCACCATGGACTGGGAGCTGTGGGCCGAGGTGTTCCGGCGGGCCGCCGACTCCGCCCGGGCGCTGGGCAGCACCCGTGAGGTGGCCGTGCAGCTGAACTACCTCGCCTGGGCCAGCAACATGTGCGTCTTCGACTACGTCGGAGCGCTGGCCGCCGCGGACACCGCGCTGGAGGCGGCCCGGGAGGCGGGCGACGAGCTCCAGGTGGGCTGGGCGCTGGGGTACGGCGCGGGGGCGCTCCAACGGCTCGGTCGGACCGGTGAGTCCGTCGCCCGGCTGCGGTCGTCGGTCGCCCAGTTCGCCGGGCTGTCCTGCGGCGAGAGCAGGCTGGCCGAACTCACCGCCCTCAACGCGCTGGGCCAGGTCCTGCGCATGGACGGCTGGCCTGAGGAGGCACTGGCCATCCACCGCCGCAGCGAGGCGCTCTGCCGGGCGGGCATCCCGGGGCGGCCGACCGGAGTAAGCAATTCCTACCTGGCCCTGGTCACCCAGTACGTCGGCAACGACCTGGCCGCGCTCGGCCGGTGGAGCGAGGCGGAAGCCCCGCTGCGTGAGGTGCTGACCCTTCGTGCGGCGAACCCGATGTCCTTCTGGAGCGAGACCGCCCGGCTCGAGCTGGGCGTCGTCCTGCGTCACCTCGGCCGTCACGAGGAGGCCCGGGAAACCCTGACGGCCGCCCACGAAGCCCTGGTCCGGCTGAACCACCCCCGGCAGCTCGAAGCCGCCGCCGAGCTCAGCACTCTGGAAGCCGCCGTCAGCACCGCCTAG
- a CDS encoding YaaC family protein → MIYMCSAEIYDSSWARPGLHGPLGTRLVVPVSGVSVGKSSDAISHREPVCVWRARFRGTTSASSPPCGKPPDGCRTRALGSVGAATSEPAGPPGGGARRSTCAAALERAEQMFRAATVVRSATRPLQVFYGLRQAGRAIAAAAVDYKGTEQRLVGGAVSRRPASMDPSPTWGSAPAPRRRAAVLNGWASCRGWVARSGA, encoded by the coding sequence ATGATTTATATGTGTAGTGCGGAAATTTATGATTCCTCATGGGCGCGGCCTGGGTTACACGGTCCCCTGGGCACAAGACTGGTGGTGCCAGTGTCAGGTGTGTCAGTCGGCAAGAGCAGCGACGCTATCTCGCACCGTGAACCGGTGTGCGTGTGGAGGGCTCGCTTCCGTGGGACTACCAGCGCATCGTCACCGCCGTGCGGCAAGCCACCGGACGGGTGCCGTACGCGGGCCCTGGGGAGCGTGGGAGCAGCCACGAGCGAGCCGGCCGGCCCACCCGGCGGCGGAGCGCGCCGGAGCACCTGTGCGGCGGCTTTGGAACGTGCGGAGCAGATGTTCCGTGCGGCCACGGTGGTGAGGTCAGCGACCCGGCCGCTCCAGGTCTTCTACGGCTTGCGTCAGGCCGGCCGCGCCATCGCCGCTGCGGCGGTTGACTACAAGGGGACGGAGCAGCGGCTCGTCGGGGGCGCGGTATCAAGGAGACCGGCTTCGATGGACCCTTCGCCGACATGGGGATCCGCACCGGCCCCACGACGTCGAGCGGCAGTTTTGAACGGATGGGCCAGCTGCCGTGGGTGGGTAGCTCGGAGTGGTGCCTGA
- a CDS encoding LamG-like jellyroll fold domain-containing protein: MAQADGVVFAGGTFSTVRPPGAAAGDSETPAVNFVALDAATGQPTSCTLSFTVGSGLATVRALAVSPDHKTLYAGGRFGAVNGVATSNLAAIDIATCKPRANFQPSVNATVRALAVTQDEVYLGGDFTSVAGQPRRYFASVTTASAALRSWTANADMSARAIEVTPDGQNVILGGDFFTVNGRDSQALAVVSSTSGALTKAYPAGFLARNMRVKDISTDSTGFYTAMENLSLPTRPNDPIPYDGRMAFDLGSFNERWRDTCFGATQAVEAYKGVLYSASHVHDCRGLDEFTERWERQHLLAQPVGSPGPILGWLPDTNDGLGEGIGPRVLAVAPKNDTDYMWVGGEFTKVNGKLQQGLTRFSGAQDRGAPSVPQASVSSTTPGKIDVRWQSSIDLDNSDLTYRVYRNGSSTPVYTVTGSSSPWNRPQLTFSDTNVTPGTTYTYRITASDGTNTSALSAPAKVKPAAAADPYAARVVADGASQYWRFDETAGTFAADASGNGNSGIHKGGVKLGVTTPNGVNGFNAAAGYLGTDGHTYSEHPSQTPAAYSVETWFRTTTTSGGKLIGFDSNNFMLGRTTDKHLFMSNDGHVSFGVLSGTNRTIRSLGALNNGKWHHVVAAQSPIFGMSLYVDGVLEAANRQVTTSADYLGYWIVGGGVPDALAGWQVGPGNPSKASFTGEIDETAVYPTALTPRQVTDHYVLSGRTASQSSTYSGASATRAVDGDTNGNWTAGSVSHTALEASPWWQTDLGASRTLQAIEISNRTDCCSERLTDYWVFVSDTPFTSGLTPAQQAARTGVWSSHQTTPAGASVTIPVSRTGRYVMIQLAGTGYLSLAEVKALTP; encoded by the coding sequence ATGGCCCAGGCCGATGGCGTGGTCTTCGCAGGCGGCACGTTCTCCACTGTCAGGCCACCCGGCGCAGCGGCCGGCGACAGTGAAACGCCAGCGGTCAATTTCGTTGCTCTGGACGCTGCGACCGGACAGCCGACCTCCTGCACACTGTCGTTCACAGTGGGTTCCGGACTGGCGACCGTGCGAGCGCTGGCAGTGTCACCGGACCACAAGACTCTCTACGCCGGTGGTCGGTTCGGTGCCGTCAACGGTGTCGCCACCAGCAATCTGGCAGCCATCGACATCGCCACCTGCAAACCCAGGGCGAATTTCCAACCTTCGGTGAACGCCACCGTCCGGGCCCTGGCCGTCACCCAGGATGAGGTCTACCTCGGAGGCGACTTCACCAGTGTCGCTGGGCAGCCCCGCCGCTACTTTGCTTCGGTTACCACCGCATCCGCGGCACTGCGCTCCTGGACGGCGAATGCGGATATGTCTGCCCGGGCAATCGAGGTGACTCCGGATGGGCAAAACGTCATCCTGGGCGGTGATTTCTTCACTGTAAATGGCCGCGATTCCCAGGCCCTTGCCGTCGTGTCCAGCACCAGCGGGGCTCTGACCAAGGCCTATCCGGCCGGGTTCCTCGCCCGCAACATGAGGGTGAAGGACATCTCCACTGATTCCACCGGCTTCTATACCGCCATGGAGAACCTCAGCCTGCCGACTCGACCGAACGACCCCATTCCGTACGACGGACGGATGGCTTTCGATCTCGGTAGTTTCAATGAGCGTTGGCGGGACACTTGTTTCGGCGCCACGCAGGCCGTCGAGGCTTACAAGGGCGTGCTCTACTCGGCCTCGCACGTACACGACTGCCGCGGTTTGGACGAGTTCACCGAAAGGTGGGAGCGCCAGCACTTGCTGGCCCAGCCCGTGGGCAGTCCGGGGCCCATCCTCGGCTGGCTTCCCGACACCAACGACGGGCTCGGGGAGGGTATCGGCCCCCGGGTTCTTGCCGTCGCACCCAAGAACGACACCGACTACATGTGGGTGGGCGGGGAGTTCACCAAGGTCAACGGCAAGCTGCAGCAGGGGCTGACCCGCTTCTCCGGGGCCCAGGACAGAGGGGCGCCGTCGGTCCCGCAGGCCAGCGTCTCCAGTACCACTCCGGGCAAGATCGACGTTCGCTGGCAGTCCAGCATCGACCTCGACAACAGCGACCTCACCTACCGCGTCTACCGCAACGGCTCCAGCACGCCGGTCTACACCGTCACCGGCTCGTCCTCCCCCTGGAACCGGCCCCAGCTGACCTTCAGCGACACCAACGTCACACCCGGTACGACGTACACCTACCGGATCACGGCCAGTGACGGCACGAATACCAGTGCACTCTCCGCGCCCGCCAAGGTCAAACCCGCCGCAGCTGCCGACCCGTACGCAGCACGTGTCGTCGCAGACGGGGCAAGCCAGTACTGGCGGTTCGATGAAACGGCAGGCACCTTCGCAGCCGATGCCTCGGGGAACGGCAACAGCGGCATCCACAAGGGCGGCGTCAAGCTCGGCGTGACGACCCCCAACGGTGTCAACGGGTTCAATGCGGCCGCCGGCTACCTCGGCACCGACGGGCACACCTACAGCGAACACCCCAGCCAGACTCCGGCCGCATACTCGGTCGAGACGTGGTTCAGGACGACCACGACATCCGGTGGCAAGCTCATCGGGTTCGACAGCAACAACTTCATGCTGGGCCGCACCACGGACAAGCACCTCTTCATGAGCAATGACGGGCATGTGTCGTTCGGAGTACTCAGCGGTACGAACCGGACCATCCGCAGCCTCGGGGCGCTCAACAACGGCAAGTGGCACCATGTTGTCGCCGCCCAGAGCCCCATTTTCGGAATGAGTCTGTACGTGGACGGCGTATTGGAGGCGGCCAACCGGCAGGTGACCACCAGCGCCGATTACCTGGGCTATTGGATCGTGGGGGGAGGCGTCCCCGATGCACTGGCTGGCTGGCAAGTCGGTCCGGGCAACCCGTCGAAGGCATCGTTCACCGGTGAAATCGACGAAACCGCGGTCTACCCCACGGCGCTCACCCCCCGGCAAGTCACCGACCACTATGTGCTCTCCGGACGTACCGCCAGCCAGTCCTCCACCTATTCCGGCGCATCCGCCACCCGAGCCGTGGACGGCGACACCAACGGAAACTGGACGGCCGGCTCCGTGTCCCACACCGCACTCGAAGCGTCCCCCTGGTGGCAGACCGACCTCGGAGCAAGCCGGACGCTACAGGCCATCGAGATCAGCAATCGCACCGACTGCTGCAGCGAACGCCTCACCGACTACTGGGTGTTCGTCTCCGACACACCCTTCACCTCGGGACTCACGCCCGCTCAGCAGGCCGCCCGCACCGGCGTCTGGTCCAGCCATCAAACCACCCCCGCAGGGGCATCCGTCACCATCCCCGTGTCCCGCACAGGCCGCTACGTCATGATCCAGCTCGCCGGCACCGGCTACCTCTCACTCGCCGAGGTCAAAGCCCTCACCCCCTAG
- a CDS encoding VOC family protein, translated as MISGAHVILYSQDAEADRAFIRDVLAFPGVDAGGGWLIFKLPPAEVAVHPTDGPPQHEFYLMCDDLDSQLGEFRARGVEITRPVSEQRWGKLTAIRLPSGAELPLYEPLHPIAHGL; from the coding sequence ATGATCAGCGGTGCGCATGTCATCCTCTACAGCCAGGACGCCGAGGCGGACCGTGCCTTCATCCGTGACGTCCTTGCCTTTCCCGGCGTCGACGCGGGCGGCGGGTGGCTAATCTTCAAGCTGCCCCCGGCCGAAGTCGCCGTCCACCCGACCGACGGTCCGCCCCAGCACGAGTTCTACCTGATGTGCGACGACCTTGATTCCCAGCTCGGCGAGTTCCGTGCCAGGGGCGTCGAGATCACCCGCCCGGTCAGCGAACAGCGCTGGGGCAAACTGACCGCGATCCGACTCCCCAGCGGCGCCGAACTTCCGCTGTACGAACCGCTGCACCCCATCGCCCACGGTCTGTGA